One Niabella beijingensis DNA window includes the following coding sequences:
- a CDS encoding YdeI/OmpD-associated family protein codes for MATTIPEVDTYISAAPLFAQPVLLHIRRIVHKAGKDIQETIKWSCPHFDYKGRILCSMAAFKQHASFNFRLGKEILVLKPYLVLEGTHKAMGQLGRLTKVKDLPPDKVLLQALKEAMVLIDAGTSLKQTPAGKAAAIAVPGYFQKALAKNKTAKAVFEKFAPSHRNEYLQWIIDAKTEATREKRIATALEWIAEGKSRNWKYERR; via the coding sequence ATGGCAACCACAATACCTGAAGTGGACACTTATATTTCTGCGGCACCGCTTTTTGCACAGCCCGTTCTGTTGCATATCCGGAGGATCGTTCACAAGGCCGGAAAAGATATACAGGAAACGATCAAATGGTCCTGCCCTCACTTTGATTATAAAGGCAGGATCCTCTGCAGCATGGCCGCTTTTAAGCAGCATGCCTCGTTTAATTTCCGGCTGGGCAAAGAGATCTTGGTGCTGAAACCCTATCTCGTATTGGAGGGCACTCATAAAGCAATGGGGCAGCTGGGGCGGCTTACCAAAGTAAAAGATCTTCCGCCGGACAAGGTATTGCTACAGGCATTAAAAGAGGCCATGGTATTGATTGATGCGGGTACTTCCCTGAAGCAAACACCTGCAGGGAAAGCAGCAGCAATAGCTGTGCCCGGTTATTTTCAAAAAGCCCTGGCAAAAAATAAAACGGCAAAGGCTGTTTTTGAAAAGTTTGCGCCTTCCCACCGGAATGAATACCTGCAATGGATCATCGACGCCAAAACGGAAGCCACCCGTGAAAAGCGCATTGCTACCGCCCTGGAATGGATCGCCGAAGGCAAAAGCCGTAACTGGAAATACGAGCGCAGATAA
- a CDS encoding DegT/DnrJ/EryC1/StrS family aminotransferase: MNKKKMNRRRFIGNTAAASVAGVLAGSFPVLAQTKNSGTLAALGGAPVRDKRPWPAWPYTDEELVQSMTETAKSGWWSRIDNRNSSKVARFEREFAPFHDIKYVVATGSGTQAISTAVHALNIECGDEVITSPYTDMGTISGVITSRALPVLADLDPDSFQLDAKDVEKKINNNTRALLPVHMMGAPADIRAFVQMARQHKLLLIEDACQAHLAKIDGKRIGTFGDVGCLSFQSSKVMASGEGGACLTDNEALADTLYTVMNHGSDKRGTHPRIGPKYRMNEFAASLLLSQMRTHLQRHETRNRNGKYLTEKLKGYSGVAPQKLYPGTEECSYYLYAMAFRPEEWKGASRAQFIKAVQAEGIPIGPYIQSGLHKYDWVNFICGLEVYKKMYGEKRLKEYKEQTKHLPACDAVADRMLLIPGSGPLTADQSSMDNIINALAKVWEHRDQLKSIKV; the protein is encoded by the coding sequence ATGAATAAAAAGAAAATGAACAGGCGCCGCTTTATCGGAAATACAGCGGCTGCTTCTGTTGCCGGTGTTTTGGCCGGGTCATTCCCGGTGCTGGCACAAACAAAAAACAGCGGAACACTGGCTGCTCTCGGCGGTGCTCCTGTGCGCGATAAACGTCCCTGGCCGGCATGGCCATACACCGATGAAGAGCTGGTACAATCAATGACGGAAACCGCTAAAAGCGGCTGGTGGAGCCGGATCGACAACCGCAACAGCAGCAAGGTGGCCCGGTTCGAGCGGGAGTTCGCCCCTTTTCACGATATTAAATATGTAGTGGCCACAGGTTCGGGTACCCAGGCGATCTCCACAGCGGTACATGCGCTGAATATCGAGTGCGGCGATGAAGTGATCACTTCGCCTTATACAGATATGGGGACCATCTCCGGCGTTATTACCAGCAGGGCACTTCCGGTACTGGCAGACCTGGATCCGGATTCATTCCAGCTGGATGCTAAAGATGTGGAGAAAAAGATCAACAATAATACCAGGGCATTGCTGCCGGTACACATGATGGGAGCACCGGCGGATATCCGCGCCTTTGTTCAGATGGCACGGCAGCACAAACTGCTGCTGATCGAAGATGCCTGCCAGGCGCACCTGGCAAAAATCGATGGAAAACGCATCGGCACCTTTGGTGATGTGGGATGTCTGAGTTTTCAGTCGTCGAAAGTGATGGCCAGTGGTGAGGGCGGTGCCTGTCTGACGGACAATGAAGCGCTTGCCGATACACTCTATACGGTAATGAATCACGGAAGTGATAAACGGGGAACACATCCGCGGATCGGTCCCAAATACCGGATGAATGAATTTGCCGCATCGTTGCTGCTTTCCCAGATGCGTACCCACTTACAACGGCATGAAACACGCAACAGGAACGGGAAATACCTCACCGAAAAATTAAAAGGGTATAGCGGAGTAGCCCCTCAAAAGCTCTATCCCGGTACCGAGGAATGTTCTTACTATCTCTATGCCATGGCGTTCCGACCGGAAGAGTGGAAGGGTGCATCCCGCGCGCAGTTTATAAAGGCCGTTCAGGCCGAAGGAATTCCGATTGGTCCGTACATCCAGAGCGGGCTGCATAAATACGACTGGGTGAATTTTATCTGCGGGCTGGAGGTGTATAAAAAAATGTATGGTGAAAAACGATTGAAAGAATACAAAGAGCAAACAAAACACCTGCCGGCCTGTGATGCGGTTGCCGACCGGATGTTGCTGATACCGGGTTCAGGGCCGTTAACGGCGGATCAGTCATCAATGGACAATATCATCAATGCGCTGGCAAAGGTGTGGGAGCATCGCGATCAGCTGAAATCAATAAAAGTATGA
- a CDS encoding DegT/DnrJ/EryC1/StrS family aminotransferase, protein MSSNFSRRAFIKKTSLGAAGAFIGMEALATGAAPALQLSGTPALLGGTPLMTKDNWVKWPVWIPETDEPLVLEALRSGVWSRAKLVARFEEEYARLLGAKRCLSTVNGTNALIVALNQLGVGAGDEVIVPPYTFVATIQAVLVNGAIPVFADIDPHTYQIDPVKIEEKITPRTKLILPVHILGMPADMDRIMAIAKKRNLLVLEDACQAHLAEIGGKKAGTIGHAGCFSFQTSKNLAIGEGGAIVSDDDDLMDRCFSYHNLGFPYGVAPGAVASGSVRIGGKTRMAEYQAAIGLVQLKRLEAQTRIRNENAVYLRKRLGNIPGIVPHRLYDNVTQAAYLLFAFRYQQDQFKGLSRDAFIKALSAEGVPVSSGYTPLNTQPFIRDALESKNFRSMYAGNLVAYKTYMAQNQCPQNEALCKEAVWITQNMLLGSAADMELIAGAIERIYKNADQIKKA, encoded by the coding sequence ATGAGTTCAAACTTTTCGCGGAGAGCTTTTATAAAAAAGACATCCCTGGGCGCAGCAGGTGCGTTCATCGGAATGGAAGCCCTGGCTACAGGGGCGGCACCTGCACTACAGCTGTCAGGTACACCTGCCCTGTTGGGCGGCACGCCGTTAATGACAAAGGATAATTGGGTGAAATGGCCGGTATGGATCCCGGAGACCGATGAACCGCTGGTGCTGGAGGCGCTGCGCAGCGGAGTGTGGTCGAGGGCCAAACTGGTGGCCCGGTTTGAGGAAGAGTATGCCCGGTTGCTTGGTGCCAAACGTTGTTTGTCCACCGTGAACGGCACCAACGCCCTGATCGTGGCATTGAACCAGCTTGGTGTTGGCGCAGGTGATGAAGTGATTGTACCGCCCTATACATTTGTGGCCACCATACAGGCCGTACTCGTAAACGGAGCGATCCCGGTGTTTGCTGATATTGATCCGCACACCTACCAGATCGATCCGGTTAAGATCGAGGAAAAGATCACACCACGCACCAAACTGATCCTCCCGGTACACATATTGGGGATGCCGGCCGACATGGACCGGATCATGGCGATTGCCAAAAAACGCAACCTGCTGGTGCTGGAAGATGCCTGCCAGGCACACCTGGCTGAGATCGGCGGCAAAAAGGCCGGTACCATCGGACATGCAGGATGCTTTAGTTTTCAGACATCAAAGAACCTGGCCATAGGAGAGGGCGGCGCCATTGTTTCCGACGATGACGATCTGATGGACCGTTGTTTTTCCTATCATAATCTGGGCTTCCCTTATGGCGTGGCACCCGGCGCAGTGGCCAGCGGAAGCGTACGCATCGGCGGGAAAACGCGGATGGCGGAGTACCAGGCCGCCATCGGGCTGGTACAGCTGAAACGGCTGGAAGCGCAGACCCGTATCCGCAATGAAAATGCCGTTTATCTCAGAAAGCGGCTGGGGAATATCCCGGGCATTGTTCCGCACCGGTTGTACGACAATGTAACACAGGCGGCTTACCTGCTTTTTGCATTCCGTTACCAGCAGGATCAGTTTAAAGGACTGTCGCGGGACGCTTTTATAAAAGCGCTGAGTGCGGAGGGTGTTCCGGTTTCTTCCGGCTATACACCGCTGAATACCCAGCCCTTTATCAGGGATGCGCTGGAGTCGAAGAACTTCCGGAGCATGTATGCCGGGAACCTGGTTGCGTATAAGACCTACATGGCTCAGAACCAATGCCCTCAAAATGAAGCGCTGTGCAAAGAGGCGGTATGGATCACCCAGAACATGCTGCTGGGATCTGCAGCAGATATGGAACTGATTGCCGGTGCCATCGAACGTATTTATAAAAATGCCGACCAGATAAAAAAAGCGTAA
- a CDS encoding LacI family DNA-binding transcriptional regulator, giving the protein MKPAGRIGVKEIARMTNVSIATVDRVLHNRPGVSPATEKKIKAIIKKYNYQPNILARTLASRKTLKLATLIPYVSKETTYWQGPLDGIEQGENEVRQFGITVDRYFFDLNDNRSFLDQAKKILRNKADGVLMAPHFVKDAETFSQQLSAKNIPYVYINSDVPGQGNLSYIGPHLFQSGYLGGQLADFLCKEGNNYLVINISRSPDSYYYLLNKEDGFRSYFNGRKKEKILKTDIQKTDYASIKKVLGAVLKKEKINLIFVTNSRVFYVARFLEEENIKNIRLIGYDLIDKNISYLESGTIDFLISQKPREQAYRGILALYNKLIRREPVEKQLFMPIDIITRENYKFYKN; this is encoded by the coding sequence ATGAAGCCAGCAGGACGTATAGGTGTTAAAGAAATTGCACGAATGACCAACGTGTCTATTGCCACGGTAGACCGCGTATTGCATAACCGGCCCGGCGTATCGCCTGCTACCGAAAAGAAGATAAAAGCGATCATTAAAAAATACAATTACCAGCCGAATATACTGGCGCGTACACTGGCTTCCCGGAAGACGCTGAAACTGGCCACACTCATACCGTATGTTTCAAAAGAAACCACGTACTGGCAGGGGCCGCTGGATGGGATTGAACAGGGCGAAAATGAAGTACGTCAGTTTGGTATTACGGTAGATCGTTATTTTTTTGATCTGAATGATAACCGGAGCTTCCTGGATCAGGCAAAAAAGATCCTCCGGAACAAAGCAGATGGTGTGCTGATGGCGCCGCATTTCGTAAAGGATGCCGAAACATTCTCGCAGCAACTGAGTGCAAAGAACATCCCTTATGTATACATCAACTCCGATGTACCGGGACAGGGAAACTTAAGTTATATCGGACCTCATCTTTTTCAGAGCGGTTATCTCGGTGGCCAGCTGGCGGACTTTCTTTGCAAGGAAGGAAACAATTACCTGGTGATCAATATTTCCAGGAGCCCGGACAGCTATTACTACCTTTTGAACAAAGAGGACGGCTTCAGGTCCTACTTCAACGGGCGTAAAAAGGAGAAGATCCTGAAAACGGATATCCAGAAGACCGATTATGCTTCGATAAAAAAAGTGCTCGGCGCTGTATTGAAGAAGGAGAAGATCAACCTGATCTTTGTTACCAATTCCCGTGTATTTTATGTGGCCCGCTTTCTTGAGGAAGAAAACATAAAGAACATTCGCCTGATCGGCTATGACCTGATCGATAAAAATATCAGTTATCTCGAAAGCGGCACCATCGATTTCCTGATCTCCCAGAAGCCCCGGGAGCAGGCCTATCGCGGGATCCTGGCTTTGTATAATAAACTGATAAGAAGGGAGCCGGTGGAAAAGCAGCTGTTTATGCCTATTGATATCATTACCCGTGAGAACTACAAATTTTATAAGAACTGA
- the clpX gene encoding ATP-dependent Clp protease ATP-binding subunit ClpX, which produces MPDNVLKCSFCGRSRDEVEILIAGQDGHICENCVEHAQEIINQELHFREDTRSVSGFNQSIRKPVEIKAFLDEYVIGQNDAKKVLAVAVYNHYKRLKQKNREIDGHNDVEIEKSNIIMVGETGTGKTLLARSIAKMLNVPFAIVDATVFTEAGYVGEDVESILTRLLQVCNYDVEAAERGIVYIDELDKVARKSDNPSITRDVSGEGVQQGLLKLLEGTDVLVPPQGGRKHPDQKLIKVNTQNILFICGGAFDGVDKIIARRVQTNTIGFNVDKEEQEDMKKNLLRFVNAQDLKTFGLIPELLGRLPVVTHLDPLDATTLRAILTEPKNALMKQYKKLFELEGIELEVEPAVLDFMVDKAVEYKLGARGLRSICESILTDAMYELPSATETRFVLTRDYARRKFEKSKMGLVKAA; this is translated from the coding sequence ATGCCGGATAATGTGTTAAAATGTTCATTTTGCGGAAGAAGCCGGGACGAAGTAGAGATACTGATTGCCGGACAGGATGGGCATATCTGCGAGAACTGCGTGGAACACGCGCAGGAAATCATTAACCAGGAGCTTCATTTCCGTGAAGACACGCGGAGTGTCAGCGGATTCAACCAGTCCATACGGAAGCCGGTAGAAATAAAGGCCTTCCTGGACGAATATGTGATCGGTCAGAACGATGCCAAAAAAGTACTGGCAGTGGCGGTTTACAATCACTATAAACGGTTAAAACAAAAGAACAGGGAGATCGATGGTCACAATGATGTTGAAATTGAAAAAAGCAATATCATCATGGTGGGTGAAACCGGTACCGGGAAAACCCTCCTAGCCAGAAGCATTGCCAAAATGCTGAATGTTCCGTTCGCTATTGTGGATGCTACCGTATTTACAGAAGCAGGTTATGTGGGTGAAGATGTGGAAAGCATCCTGACCCGTTTATTACAGGTATGTAATTATGATGTGGAAGCCGCAGAACGCGGTATCGTTTACATCGATGAGCTGGATAAAGTGGCGCGTAAAAGCGATAATCCCAGCATTACCCGTGATGTAAGCGGCGAGGGTGTGCAGCAGGGCCTGCTGAAGCTGCTGGAAGGCACCGATGTGCTGGTACCACCACAGGGCGGCCGTAAGCATCCGGATCAGAAACTGATAAAAGTAAACACCCAGAATATTCTCTTTATCTGCGGCGGGGCTTTTGATGGCGTGGATAAGATCATTGCCCGCAGGGTGCAGACCAATACCATCGGGTTTAATGTAGATAAGGAAGAACAGGAGGATATGAAAAAGAACCTGCTGCGTTTTGTAAATGCGCAGGACCTGAAAACCTTCGGACTGATCCCCGAATTACTGGGGCGTTTACCGGTGGTGACCCATCTTGATCCCCTGGATGCCACCACGTTGCGGGCGATCCTTACCGAGCCGAAAAATGCGCTGATGAAACAGTATAAAAAACTGTTTGAACTGGAGGGCATTGAACTGGAAGTAGAGCCGGCCGTTCTGGATTTTATGGTAGACAAGGCGGTTGAGTACAAGCTGGGTGCCCGTGGTCTGCGGAGCATCTGCGAAAGCATCCTTACCGACGCCATGTATGAACTGCCATCGGCCACTGAAACCCGGTTCGTACTTACAAGGGATTATGCACGGCGTAAATTTGAAAAGAGCAAAATGGGGCTGGTAAAGGCGGCGTGA
- a CDS encoding ClpP family protease yields the protein MISNLNSDKWLDPVRFDGEEEEPKENADKRDDLMMLNKRLEQLFFEKRAVYLWGVVDDKSAREVTTKLLLLEADKPGEEIKFYINSPGGVVTSGMVIYDTMKMIKSPVSTICMGLAASMGSILLSGGKKGRRFIYPHGEVMIHQPSLGGFIRGVSSDLEIQARQTQRVKLIGAQILADNCGKTVEEIMRDFDRDYWMDAKEAITYGIADKIVDQL from the coding sequence ATGATATCAAATTTAAATTCAGATAAATGGCTCGATCCTGTCCGCTTCGATGGCGAGGAAGAGGAGCCGAAAGAAAATGCAGATAAAAGAGACGACCTGATGATGCTGAACAAACGCCTGGAGCAATTGTTCTTCGAAAAAAGGGCTGTATACCTCTGGGGTGTGGTGGATGACAAAAGCGCCCGTGAAGTAACTACAAAGTTGTTGCTGCTGGAGGCCGACAAGCCGGGAGAAGAGATCAAATTTTACATCAACAGTCCCGGCGGTGTGGTAACAAGCGGGATGGTGATCTATGATACCATGAAGATGATCAAAAGTCCGGTAAGTACCATTTGTATGGGCTTGGCAGCTTCCATGGGCAGTATCCTGCTGAGCGGCGGGAAAAAAGGCAGGCGGTTTATCTATCCGCATGGAGAGGTGATGATCCACCAGCCTTCGCTCGGTGGCTTTATACGCGGTGTAAGTTCCGATCTTGAGATACAGGCCCGGCAAACGCAACGGGTGAAGCTTATCGGGGCCCAGATACTGGCAGACAACTGCGGCAAGACCGTTGAGGAGATCATGCGTGATTTTGACCGCGATTACTGGATGGATGCAAAAGAGGCCATTACCTACGGAATTGCAGATAAAATTGTAGATCAGCTGTAA
- a CDS encoding ClpP family protease: MTYNSEFEKYAVKHRGLSSNTLHSYGNHLVTALTPNIIEERPMNVAVMDVYSRLMMDRIIFLGYPINDEVANIVTAQLLFLDSTDRVRDINMYINSPGGSVYAGLGVYDTMQYVTPDVATICIGMAASMSCVLLGAGTHGKRAALKHARIMMHQPSGGIGGQASDIEITVNEIRKLKKELYEIVNNHTEKPIDQIEKDFERDKWMTATEAKDYGFIDEVLLVNKKKKRA; the protein is encoded by the coding sequence ATGACTTATAACTCGGAATTTGAAAAATATGCGGTGAAGCACAGGGGCCTTTCCAGCAACACCCTGCACAGCTACGGCAATCACCTCGTGACTGCATTAACGCCGAATATTATTGAAGAGCGGCCCATGAATGTGGCCGTAATGGATGTGTACAGCCGGTTGATGATGGACCGTATCATTTTTCTGGGCTACCCTATCAATGATGAAGTAGCCAATATCGTAACGGCACAGCTGCTGTTCCTGGACAGTACCGACCGGGTGCGCGACATCAATATGTACATCAACAGCCCCGGCGGCAGCGTTTATGCCGGACTGGGCGTTTATGATACCATGCAGTATGTAACTCCTGATGTGGCTACCATCTGTATCGGTATGGCAGCTTCTATGTCCTGCGTATTGCTGGGCGCCGGCACACATGGGAAACGGGCCGCCTTAAAACACGCCCGGATCATGATGCACCAGCCCAGCGGTGGCATCGGGGGACAGGCCAGTGATATCGAGATCACCGTAAACGAGATCCGCAAATTGAAAAAAGAGCTGTACGAGATCGTAAATAACCATACAGAGAAACCGATCGACCAGATCGAAAAGGACTTTGAGCGCGACAAATGGATGACCGCAACAGAAGCCAAGGATTATGGTTTTATTGACGAAGTATTGCTGGTAAATAAGAAAAAGAAAAGAGCATAA
- a CDS encoding metallophosphoesterase family protein: protein MKRKEFLKWATPAFLLLANGNIARAGEQMDALMKKKKRVRFAIASDIHYGQPGTDYDNYIKKAVARINEEHAGNPFDFCMLNGDIVHNDPVHYPAVKDRIGQLKMKYYVTPGNHDMVTPEHWERIWNRPVNYDFTVNGTAFLAGTTSNEKGEYICPDLKWMEERLEAHKRAKNIFVIVHINPAKLTTHGIDCPEFLALLKRYKNVRAVFNGHDHDEDGIKKKGEIPFVFDAHVGGDWGTAYRGFRVVELLEDETVLTYVLNPDSKINNATL from the coding sequence ATGAAACGCAAGGAGTTTTTGAAATGGGCCACTCCGGCCTTTTTATTACTGGCAAACGGGAATATCGCCCGCGCAGGAGAGCAGATGGATGCACTGATGAAAAAGAAAAAACGGGTCCGGTTTGCCATTGCCTCCGACATTCATTACGGACAGCCCGGCACCGATTATGACAATTATATAAAGAAGGCTGTTGCACGCATCAATGAAGAGCATGCCGGCAACCCCTTTGATTTCTGTATGCTCAATGGTGATATCGTGCACAATGACCCCGTACATTATCCGGCCGTTAAAGATCGCATCGGGCAATTGAAGATGAAGTATTATGTAACGCCCGGAAACCATGATATGGTGACCCCGGAGCATTGGGAACGCATCTGGAACCGGCCGGTAAACTATGACTTTACGGTAAACGGAACGGCATTCCTTGCCGGCACCACTTCCAACGAAAAAGGGGAATACATCTGCCCCGATCTGAAATGGATGGAGGAGCGGCTGGAAGCGCACAAACGGGCAAAGAATATTTTTGTGATCGTTCATATCAACCCTGCCAAACTGACCACACACGGGATCGACTGCCCCGAATTCCTGGCGTTGCTAAAGCGGTATAAGAATGTGCGGGCTGTTTTTAACGGACATGATCATGACGAGGACGGCATCAAGAAAAAAGGGGAGATCCCTTTTGTTTTTGATGCGCATGTGGGGGGCGACTGGGGTACGGCCTACCGGGGGTTCCGGGTGGTGGAACTGCTGGAAGATGAAACGGTGCTGACCTATGTACTGAACCCGGATTCGAAAATAAACAACGCAACCCTGTAA
- the tig gene encoding trigger factor, with protein MATITQEKIGPLHEKLSVKLEKADYLPGFEKSLKEYSKKANIPGFRPGKVPAGLIKKMYGPSLFMDEVLRSIDKEVLGYLDTNKVNIFAQPLPLENDMSRLDANNPGDYDFHFEIGLKPDFKMLDLAKTDITGYNIDITDEMINEEVERLQNRYGNMTDKETVEADDNVVNVTFTETDAEGNEIENGIKKDNSLLVKYFAPAVRKELNGKKTGDSIQIQLGTAFEEKELDFIAQDLGLNKEEAATKDKTFKLEITKVGLLEKRALDEAFFTQLYPAGDVTTEEAFRTKVKDEIYNYWAAQSRNQIHDQLFHKLVDDTKIEFPEAFLKNWLTTQNNQPQEGGEPQPAKTPEQIEAEMPSFLNQLKWTLITEKIVTDNGIQVAPDEIRDFARQQLFQYMGGAMGMTDDQPWVNDYIGRMMKDRKYVEDAYNRLQSQKVFEWAETKIKPKATTISVEDFSKMVSEHQHHHH; from the coding sequence ATGGCTACGATTACACAAGAAAAAATTGGCCCTCTTCACGAAAAACTCAGCGTAAAGCTGGAAAAAGCCGACTATTTGCCCGGATTTGAGAAATCACTGAAAGAGTACAGCAAGAAAGCCAATATCCCCGGCTTCCGCCCCGGAAAAGTCCCCGCAGGTTTAATAAAGAAAATGTACGGACCTTCTCTTTTTATGGATGAGGTGTTGCGTTCCATTGATAAAGAGGTACTGGGTTACCTGGACACGAACAAAGTGAACATCTTCGCCCAGCCGCTGCCGCTGGAAAACGATATGTCCAGACTGGATGCCAACAATCCCGGTGATTACGACTTTCATTTTGAGATCGGTTTAAAGCCGGATTTTAAAATGCTGGATCTGGCGAAAACCGATATCACCGGCTATAACATCGATATCACCGATGAGATGATAAACGAAGAAGTAGAGCGGCTTCAGAACCGGTATGGCAACATGACCGACAAGGAAACCGTTGAGGCGGACGACAATGTAGTGAACGTAACATTTACCGAAACCGATGCCGAAGGCAATGAGATCGAGAACGGTATCAAAAAGGACAATTCCTTACTGGTAAAATATTTCGCACCGGCGGTACGCAAGGAACTGAACGGCAAAAAAACCGGAGACAGCATCCAGATCCAGCTGGGAACGGCTTTTGAAGAGAAGGAACTGGATTTTATTGCCCAGGACCTGGGATTGAATAAAGAGGAAGCTGCCACAAAAGACAAGACCTTTAAACTGGAGATCACAAAAGTTGGTCTGCTGGAAAAAAGAGCACTGGATGAAGCTTTCTTTACCCAGCTCTATCCCGCCGGAGATGTAACTACAGAAGAAGCATTCAGAACCAAGGTAAAAGATGAGATCTATAACTACTGGGCAGCGCAAAGCCGCAACCAGATCCACGACCAGCTGTTTCACAAACTGGTGGATGATACCAAGATCGAATTCCCTGAGGCCTTCCTTAAGAATTGGCTGACAACACAGAACAACCAGCCCCAGGAAGGCGGCGAGCCACAGCCGGCCAAAACCCCGGAACAGATCGAAGCAGAGATGCCTTCTTTCCTGAACCAGCTGAAATGGACCCTTATCACCGAAAAAATCGTTACCGACAACGGGATCCAGGTGGCACCGGATGAGATCAGGGATTTTGCCCGTCAGCAACTCTTCCAGTACATGGGAGGTGCAATGGGCATGACCGACGACCAGCCCTGGGTAAATGATTATATCGGCCGTATGATGAAGGACCGGAAATATGTAGAGGATGCTTACAACCGCCTGCAATCGCAGAAGGTATTTGAATGGGCAGAAACAAAAATAAAACCCAAGGCAACCACCATCAGTGTTGAAGATTTTTCTAAAATGGTAAGTGAGCACCAGCATCACCACCATTAA